In the genome of Pseudomonas sp. B33.4, the window GATTTCCACACCAGTGAAGCCGGCCTGCTCGCCAAGCTGTGCGCTACGGGCGAAACGCTGGATGACGTCAGCGATCACGCTGGCCGTCATCGCATGCGGCGTGGTGAAGTGTCTGGACAGGCTGCCCATGCTCAGCGGGACCGCCGACGGCGCCCAGGTTTTCTGACCGAGATTGGCCTGCATCTGCCGCCCCGGATGGTTGATCTGCAACCAGAACTGCGCGCCGCCGGATCGACCAACCTGCGCCCAGCGTTTGAACTTGGCCAGTTGCCGGTCATCCTGCAACACCACGCCGCCCGGCCCGGTCATCGCGCGGCCATCGACCATGACGTTGCCAGTGATCAGCAGCCCGGCACCGCCATCGGCCCAGGCCTGATACAGGCGCATCAGTTCTTCCGAAGGTGCCTGATCGGCGTCGGCCATGTTTTCTTCCATGGCGGCTTTGGCGATGCGGTTCTTGATGGTTGAACCGTTGGGAAGTTGCAGGTTGTCGAACACGTTCATGAGGAGTCCTCGATTGGGCGTGGGACAACCATAAGATTAAAGCCAACTTTAAGGTCAAGGCCTTTTTATCAACTGTGATTATTTGCCCGTAGCGGCCTTCTCCTCGCGGATCTGGCTGATCAACAACTGCGCGTTGTCGGCACAGCCAACGTCAGCGGGTTTGCTCTCGATGCCGTGAATGACCCGCAGTAACTGCGCCTTGTTATGCGCCAGGCGTTGCTGGAGGATTTCGATTTCTTCGACCTTGCGTTTGAGCCCGACCAGCATTTCTTCGTGCTGCCAGTCCTGCGCGTTCACCGGCAGTAACTGGCGTATTTCCTCGAGGGAAAACCCCGCTGACTGCGCGCCGGTGATGATCTGCAGGATCCACTCGGTTTCCGGGGCGTAATCGCGATAGCCGTTAGCCTTGCGCCCGACCGATTTGATCAGACCGCTCGCCTCATAGAAGCGGATGCGCGAAGGCGCCAGACCGCTGATTTTTGCCAGTTCACCGATTTTCATGATTGACCTGAGCTGCAAACGACTTTGAAGTGAACTTTAAACCTTCAAGTGTCTTGCGAACAGGATGTACACGGGTTTTGTGGTGTATGCACGGGACTAGAAATTGATCTTGAACCCCAGCATTGCGTCATACCCGTGGCTGTCGCCGTCGAACCCCTGCCGATAACCGGCCGAAGCGGTAAAGGTAGTGCGCTGATTGGCCTGATAGTCCACCCCCACATTGACCTCGCCCCACGTGCCCTGCAGGTCTGACTCGAACGGGATGTACCCCGACTCGGAAGAAAACTCGGTTTTC includes:
- a CDS encoding MerR family transcriptional regulator, whose protein sequence is MKIGELAKISGLAPSRIRFYEASGLIKSVGRKANGYRDYAPETEWILQIITGAQSAGFSLEEIRQLLPVNAQDWQHEEMLVGLKRKVEEIEILQQRLAHNKAQLLRVIHGIESKPADVGCADNAQLLISQIREEKAATGK